The following coding sequences are from one Carassius gibelio isolate Cgi1373 ecotype wild population from Czech Republic chromosome B7, carGib1.2-hapl.c, whole genome shotgun sequence window:
- the LOC127962217 gene encoding kin of IRRE-like protein 1 isoform X1, giving the protein MQGLLLLLSLALSFHRVRTARFSQEPADQSVVLGQRVVLSCVVFNYSGIVQWTKDGLALGIGEDLQAWPRYRVLRLVDVGQYNLEISAAELSDDSLYECQATEAALRSRRAKLTVLIPPDEPVIEGAPEILLTAGVPYNMSCVSRGAKPASVIEWQKDGLPIEGAVSTTEVLSDRKRVTTRSYLPISPVDTDTGKNFTCVATNLAVPMGKRATITLNVHHPPVVTLSIEPRSVLEGERVTFTCQATANPPVMGYKWAKGGVVIQGARERVFVTKADHSFFTEPVSCQVFNAVGNTNVSILVDVHFGPILVVEPKPVTVDVDSDVTLNCKWAGNPPLTLTWTKKGSSMVLSNNNQLYLKSVSQADAGQYVCKAIVPRIGVGETEVTLTVNGPPIISSEPVQTAVRGERGEVKCYIASTPPPDKIVWAWKENVWEKEKGTLLERYTVEQSKPSTKGGAVLSTLTINNVMESDFQSTYNCTAWNSFGPGTMIITLKETEIVPVGIIAGVTIGCSILLILCLLALVMFLYRQRKGSRRGVTLGKPDIKVETINKETHSLEEDSGSVSTATRMVKAMYSFLPSVTLSPSSQPFKDDIDLKQELRSDTLDTRQDYELKDPTNGYYNVRASTHDEGRPASRSMHYSDYRTSGQPGGAAAVVSSGSGAPGATAGPGTPSSLAPGSRAGCYDPRPPSRLSHNSYAQFNTFTRAGQSQQPPPSSGPQTSDFTTECSLLDSTAQLAYENYGYPHYPTFRMGFGPPSLAPLEGGPSYEMYGVGPGIGAGGGTGTPETGLGKYGSSTRFSYTSQHSDYSHRHTQRMQTHV; this is encoded by the exons ATGCAGGGACTGCTGCTGCTTCTGAGTTTGGCGTTGAGTTTTCACAGAG TGCGGACGGCGCGGTTCTCTCAGGAGCCTGCAGACCAGTCAGTGGTTTTGGGCCAGAGGGTGGTCCTGTCCTGCGTGGTCTTCAACTATTCGGGCATTGTGCAGTGGACCAAGGATGGACTGGCCTTAGGCATCGGAGAAGACCTCCAGG CCTGGCCGCGGTATCGAGTGTTGCGGCTGGTGGATGTTGGGCAGTATAATTTGGAGATCTCTGCTGCCGAGCTCTCAGACGACTCTCTCTACGAGTGCCAGGCCACGGAGGCAGCGCTGCGCTCGCGACGGGCCAAACTCACCGTCCTCA tTCCTCCCGATGAGCCGGTGATTGAGGGGGCCCCGGAGATCCTCCTCACAGCAGGGGTCCCATACAACATGAGCTGTGTGTCCCGCGGAGCCAAACCCGCCTCTGTCATAGAGTGGCAGAAAGACGGCCTGCCGATAGAGGGGGCCGTCAGCACcacg GAGGTGCTTTCAGACAGGAAACGCGTGACCACTCGCAGTTACCTGCCCATTTCACCAGTAGACACAGACACGGGGAAGAACTTCACCTGTGTCGCTACTAACCTGGCCGTGCCGATGGGCAAACGGGCCACTATCACCCTCAACGTACACC ACCCACCGGTGGTGACGTTATCCATTGAGCCTCGCTCCGTACTGGAAGGAGAGAGAGTGACCTTCACCTGCCAAGCCACTGCCAACCCACCTGTTATGGGTTACAA GTGGGCAAAGGGAGGTGTGGTCATACAGGGGGCGAGAGAACGTGTTTTTGTCACCAAGGCTGATCACTCTTTCTTCACTGAGCCTGTGTCCTGCCAAGTGTTCAATGCCGTGGGCAACACAAACGTCAGCATACTCGTCGACGTCCACT TCGGCCCTATCCTGGTCGTAGAGCCTAAACCAGTAACGGTGGATGTGGACTCGGACGTCACTTTAAATTGCAAGTGGGCAGGAAATCCTCCCCTCACACTAACCTGGACAAAAAAGGGTTCAAGTATG GTTTTGAGTAATAATAACCAGCTCTATCTGAAGTCCGTTAGTCAGGCAGATGCTGGTCAGTATGTGTGTAAGGCCATCGTGCCTAGGATCGGAGTCGGCGAGACCGAGGTCACACTCACCGTCAACG gtCCACCCATCATCTCAAGCGAACCGGTCCAGACTGCAGTTCGAGGGGAGAGAGGGGAAGTCAAGTGTTATATTGCCAGCACCCCTCCTCCTGACAAGATT GTGTGGGCATGGAAGGAAAATGTGTGGGAAAAAGAGAAGGGGACCCTATTAGAACGATACACAGTAGAACAGAGCAAACCGAGCACAAAGGGCGGTGCAGTGCTGTCCACCCTCACCATCAACAACGTGATGGAGTCAGACTTCCAGTCCACATACAACTGCACTGCCTGGAATTCATTCGGACCTGGCACCATGATCATCACACTGAAAGAGACCG AAATAGTGCCGGTTGGGATCATTGCAGGAGTCACCATCGGCTGTTCGATTCTGCTTATCCTGTGTTTACTAGCGTTAGTGATGTTTTTGTATCGGCAACGCAAAGGAA GTCGTCGAGGGGTCACGCTGGGCAAGCCAGATATCAAGGTAGAGACCATAAACAAAGAGACCCACAGCCTGGAGGAAGACTCGGGGAGCGTCTCCACTGCCACACGCATGGTGAAGGCCATGTACTCC TTTTTACCTTCTGTGACCCTCTCTCCCTCCTCCCAGCCTTTTAAAGATGACATTGACCTCAAACAGGAGTTACGCAGTGACACACTGGACACGCGCCAGGACTATGAGCTCAAG GACCCGACAAACGGCTACTACAACGTGCGAGCTTCCACCCATGATGAGGGACGTCCCGCTTCCCGATCCATGCACTACTCAGACTATCGCACCTCCGGACAGCCAGGGGGCGCTGCAGCCGTTGTGAGCAGTGGCTCAGGAGCTCCTGGAGCTACAGCAGGTCCGGGAACACCGAGCAGCTTGGCTCCGGGGTCCCGAGCGGGCTGCTACGACCCTCGCCCTCCCTCTAGACTCTCGCACAACAGCTACGCCCAATTCAACACGTTCACCCGCGCCGGACAGTCCCAGCAGCCTCCACCCAGTTCTGGCCCACAGACTAGCGACTTCACCACTGAATGCAGCCTGTTGGACTCTACCGCTCAGCTCGCATACGAAAATTACGGCTACCCGCACTATCCAACGTTTCGGATGGGTTTTGGTCCTCCCAGCCTCGCCCCGTTAGAAGGCGGCCCGTCGTATGAGATGTATGGAGTCGGGCCGGGCATCGGTGCAGGAGGCGGAACCGGAACCCCAGAGACTGGACTTGGGAAGTACGGCAGTTCCACGCGGTTCTCCTACACCTCCCAGCATTCCGATTATTCCCACCGACACACACAGAGGATGCAGACACACGTGTAA
- the LOC127962217 gene encoding kin of IRRE-like protein 1 isoform X2, translated as MQGLLLLLSLALSFHRVRTARFSQEPADQSVVLGQRVVLSCVVFNYSGIVQWTKDGLALGIGEDLQAWPRYRVLRLVDVGQYNLEISAAELSDDSLYECQATEAALRSRRAKLTVLIPPDEPVIEGAPEILLTAGVPYNMSCVSRGAKPASVIEWQKDGLPIEGAVSTTEVLSDRKRVTTRSYLPISPVDTDTGKNFTCVATNLAVPMGKRATITLNVHHPPVVTLSIEPRSVLEGERVTFTCQATANPPVMGYKWAKGGVVIQGARERVFVTKADHSFFTEPVSCQVFNAVGNTNVSILVDVHFGPILVVEPKPVTVDVDSDVTLNCKWAGNPPLTLTWTKKGSSMVLSNNNQLYLKSVSQADAGQYVCKAIVPRIGVGETEVTLTVNGPPIISSEPVQTAVRGERGEVKCYIASTPPPDKIVWAWKENVWEKEKGTLLERYTVEQSKPSTKGGAVLSTLTINNVMESDFQSTYNCTAWNSFGPGTMIITLKETEIVPVGIIAGVTIGCSILLILCLLALVMFLYRQRKGSRRGVTLGKPDIKVETINKETHSLEEDSGSVSTATRMVKAMYSPFKDDIDLKQELRSDTLDTRQDYELKDPTNGYYNVRASTHDEGRPASRSMHYSDYRTSGQPGGAAAVVSSGSGAPGATAGPGTPSSLAPGSRAGCYDPRPPSRLSHNSYAQFNTFTRAGQSQQPPPSSGPQTSDFTTECSLLDSTAQLAYENYGYPHYPTFRMGFGPPSLAPLEGGPSYEMYGVGPGIGAGGGTGTPETGLGKYGSSTRFSYTSQHSDYSHRHTQRMQTHV; from the exons ATGCAGGGACTGCTGCTGCTTCTGAGTTTGGCGTTGAGTTTTCACAGAG TGCGGACGGCGCGGTTCTCTCAGGAGCCTGCAGACCAGTCAGTGGTTTTGGGCCAGAGGGTGGTCCTGTCCTGCGTGGTCTTCAACTATTCGGGCATTGTGCAGTGGACCAAGGATGGACTGGCCTTAGGCATCGGAGAAGACCTCCAGG CCTGGCCGCGGTATCGAGTGTTGCGGCTGGTGGATGTTGGGCAGTATAATTTGGAGATCTCTGCTGCCGAGCTCTCAGACGACTCTCTCTACGAGTGCCAGGCCACGGAGGCAGCGCTGCGCTCGCGACGGGCCAAACTCACCGTCCTCA tTCCTCCCGATGAGCCGGTGATTGAGGGGGCCCCGGAGATCCTCCTCACAGCAGGGGTCCCATACAACATGAGCTGTGTGTCCCGCGGAGCCAAACCCGCCTCTGTCATAGAGTGGCAGAAAGACGGCCTGCCGATAGAGGGGGCCGTCAGCACcacg GAGGTGCTTTCAGACAGGAAACGCGTGACCACTCGCAGTTACCTGCCCATTTCACCAGTAGACACAGACACGGGGAAGAACTTCACCTGTGTCGCTACTAACCTGGCCGTGCCGATGGGCAAACGGGCCACTATCACCCTCAACGTACACC ACCCACCGGTGGTGACGTTATCCATTGAGCCTCGCTCCGTACTGGAAGGAGAGAGAGTGACCTTCACCTGCCAAGCCACTGCCAACCCACCTGTTATGGGTTACAA GTGGGCAAAGGGAGGTGTGGTCATACAGGGGGCGAGAGAACGTGTTTTTGTCACCAAGGCTGATCACTCTTTCTTCACTGAGCCTGTGTCCTGCCAAGTGTTCAATGCCGTGGGCAACACAAACGTCAGCATACTCGTCGACGTCCACT TCGGCCCTATCCTGGTCGTAGAGCCTAAACCAGTAACGGTGGATGTGGACTCGGACGTCACTTTAAATTGCAAGTGGGCAGGAAATCCTCCCCTCACACTAACCTGGACAAAAAAGGGTTCAAGTATG GTTTTGAGTAATAATAACCAGCTCTATCTGAAGTCCGTTAGTCAGGCAGATGCTGGTCAGTATGTGTGTAAGGCCATCGTGCCTAGGATCGGAGTCGGCGAGACCGAGGTCACACTCACCGTCAACG gtCCACCCATCATCTCAAGCGAACCGGTCCAGACTGCAGTTCGAGGGGAGAGAGGGGAAGTCAAGTGTTATATTGCCAGCACCCCTCCTCCTGACAAGATT GTGTGGGCATGGAAGGAAAATGTGTGGGAAAAAGAGAAGGGGACCCTATTAGAACGATACACAGTAGAACAGAGCAAACCGAGCACAAAGGGCGGTGCAGTGCTGTCCACCCTCACCATCAACAACGTGATGGAGTCAGACTTCCAGTCCACATACAACTGCACTGCCTGGAATTCATTCGGACCTGGCACCATGATCATCACACTGAAAGAGACCG AAATAGTGCCGGTTGGGATCATTGCAGGAGTCACCATCGGCTGTTCGATTCTGCTTATCCTGTGTTTACTAGCGTTAGTGATGTTTTTGTATCGGCAACGCAAAGGAA GTCGTCGAGGGGTCACGCTGGGCAAGCCAGATATCAAGGTAGAGACCATAAACAAAGAGACCCACAGCCTGGAGGAAGACTCGGGGAGCGTCTCCACTGCCACACGCATGGTGAAGGCCATGTACTCC CCTTTTAAAGATGACATTGACCTCAAACAGGAGTTACGCAGTGACACACTGGACACGCGCCAGGACTATGAGCTCAAG GACCCGACAAACGGCTACTACAACGTGCGAGCTTCCACCCATGATGAGGGACGTCCCGCTTCCCGATCCATGCACTACTCAGACTATCGCACCTCCGGACAGCCAGGGGGCGCTGCAGCCGTTGTGAGCAGTGGCTCAGGAGCTCCTGGAGCTACAGCAGGTCCGGGAACACCGAGCAGCTTGGCTCCGGGGTCCCGAGCGGGCTGCTACGACCCTCGCCCTCCCTCTAGACTCTCGCACAACAGCTACGCCCAATTCAACACGTTCACCCGCGCCGGACAGTCCCAGCAGCCTCCACCCAGTTCTGGCCCACAGACTAGCGACTTCACCACTGAATGCAGCCTGTTGGACTCTACCGCTCAGCTCGCATACGAAAATTACGGCTACCCGCACTATCCAACGTTTCGGATGGGTTTTGGTCCTCCCAGCCTCGCCCCGTTAGAAGGCGGCCCGTCGTATGAGATGTATGGAGTCGGGCCGGGCATCGGTGCAGGAGGCGGAACCGGAACCCCAGAGACTGGACTTGGGAAGTACGGCAGTTCCACGCGGTTCTCCTACACCTCCCAGCATTCCGATTATTCCCACCGACACACACAGAGGATGCAGACACACGTGTAA